In Bos taurus isolate L1 Dominette 01449 registration number 42190680 breed Hereford chromosome 11, ARS-UCD2.0, whole genome shotgun sequence, one DNA window encodes the following:
- the OXER1 gene encoding oxoeicosanoid receptor 1: MGFPNLSHPSPLPSLSPSWLPLSLPPSPSWSSPSALTTALGSPGEAAASCHPASSPIVSALLAPVLGMEFVLGLVGNSLAFFIFCLRTRPWTSNTVFLVSLVVADFLLILNLPLRVDYYFFHEIWRFGDTACKVNLFMIATNRTASVVFLTAVALNRYLKVAWPHHALSRASAGGAARVAGGLWGALLLLNGHLLLTTHSSRSCLSYQLGTRPSASLSWHQALFVVEFFLPLALILFAVVSITRTIRRRGLDGQAGPRRAVRVLAAVVGVYTVCFLPSVAFGVASVVAFRLRACHALDICSQLFHGSLAFTYLNSVLDPVLYCFSSPSFFRQGRALLGLTQGWQGSDSDKSTYRAWRRARSGKVAATGKLQVDVSEED; the protein is encoded by the coding sequence atgggatttcctaaccTGAGccatccctctccccttccttctctctctccctcctggctccctctctccctccctccctctccctcctggtcctctccctctgccctgaCCACTGCCTTGGGGTCACCTGGAGAGGCCGCTGCTTCTTGCCACCCGGCCTCCTCCCCCATAGTGTCTGCCCTCCTGGCGCCAGTCTTGGGCATGGAGTTTGTCCTGGGCCTGGTGGGGAACAGCCTGGCCTTCTTCATCTTCTGCTTGCGCACGCGGCCCTGGACGTCCAACACCGTGTTCCTGGTCAGCCTGGTGGTCGCCGACTTCCTCCTGATCCTCAACCTGCCCCTTCGCGTGGATTACTACTTCTTCCACGAGATCTGGCGCTTTGGGGACACCGCCTGCAAAGTCAACCTGTTCATGATCGCCACCAACCGCACGGCCAGCGTGGTCTTCCTCACGGCCGTGGCGCTCAACCGCTACTTGAAGGTGGCGTGGCCACACCATGCGCTGAGCAGGGCCTCAGCTGGGGGCGCTGCCCGCGTGGCCGGGGGTCTCTGGGGGGCACTCCTGCTCCTCAACGGGCACCTGCTCCTGACCACCCACTCCAGCCGGTCCTGCCTCAGTTACCAGCTGGGCACGAGACCCTCGGCCTCACTCAGCTGGCACCAGGCCCTGTTCGTGGTGGAATTCTTCCTGCCGCTGGCGCTCATCCTCTTTGCCGTCGTGAGCATCACGCGCACCATCCGCCGCCGCGGCCTGGACGGGCAGGCGGGCCCGCGGAGGGCCGTGCGCGTCCTCGCCGCCGTGGTGGGCGTCTACACCGTCTGCTTCCTGCCTAGCGTGGCCTTCGGCGTCGCTTCCGTCGTGGCCTTCCGCCTGCGTGCCTGCCACGCCCTGGATATCTGCTCGCAGCTCTTCCACGGCTCCCTGGCCTTCACCTACCTCAACAGCGTGCTAGACCCCGTGCTCTACTGTTTCTCCAGCCCCAGCTTCTTCCGCCAGGGGCGGGCCCTGCTGGGCCTCACCCAGGGCTGGCAAGGCTCAGACAGCGACAAGAGCACCTACCGTGCCTGGCGCAGGGCGCGCTCTGGGAAGGTGGCGGCCACAGGGAAGCTGCAGGTGGACGTCTCAGAGGAGGACTGA
- the HAAO gene encoding 3-hydroxyanthranilate 3,4-dioxygenase, whose translation MERPVRVKAWVEENRGSFLPPVCNKLLHQKQLKIMFVGGPNTRKDYHIEEGEEVFYQLEGDMLLRVLERGKHRDVVIRQGEIFLLPAGVPHSPQRFANTVGLVIERRRLKTELDGLRYYVGDTTDVLFEKWFYCEDLGTQLAPIIQEFFSSEQYRTGKPNPDQLLKEPPFPLSTRSVMEPMCLEAWLDGHRKELQAGTPLSLFGDTYESQVMVHGQGSSEGLRRDVDVWLWQLEGSSVVTMEGQRLSLTLDDSLLVPAGTLYGWERGQGSVALSVTQDPACKKSLG comes from the exons ATGGAGCGCCCAGTGAGAGTGAAGGCGTGGGTGGAGGAGAACCGGGGCTCCTTCCTGCCCCCGGTCTGCAACAAGCTCCT GCACCAGAAGCAGCTCAAAATCATGTTCGTGGGGGGTCCCAACACCAGGAAGGACTACCACATCGAGGAGGGTGAGGAG GTATTTTACCAGCTGGAGGGGGACATGCTTCTCCGAGTCCTGGAGCGAGGGAAACACCGGGATGTGGTCATTCGTCAGGGAGAG ATCTTCCTGCTGCCTGCTGGGGTCCCCCACTCGCCGCAGAGGTTTGCCAACACAGTGGGGCTGGTGATTGAGCGGAGGCGGCTGAAAACAGAACTAGATGGGCTCAG GTACTACGTAGGGGACACCACGGACGTCCTGTTTGAGAAGTGGTTCTACTGCGAGGACCTCGGCACGCAGTTGGCCCCCATCATCCAGGA GTTCTTCAGCTCTGAGCAGTACAGAACGGGAAAGCCCAACCCTG ACCAGCTGCTCAAGGAACCACCATTCCCCCTGAGCACACGATCCGTCATGGAGCCCATGTGCCTGGAGGCCTGGCTGGATGGCCACCGCAAAGAGCTGCAGGCGGGCACACCCCTCAGCTTGTTTGGGGACACCTATGAGAGCCAG GTGATGGTCCACGGACAAGGCAGCAGCGAAGGCCTGAGACGGGACGTGGACGTGTGGCTGTGGCAgctg GAGGGCTCCTCAGTGGTGACGATGGAAGGACAGCGCCTGAGCCTGACCCTTGATGACAGCCTCCTGGTGCCAGCTGGGACTCT GTATGGCTGGGAGCGAGGGCAAGGCTCCGTGGCCCTGTCTGTGACCCAGGATCCCGCCTGCAAGAAGTCCCTGGGATGA